One Fibrobacter sp. UWB13 DNA window includes the following coding sequences:
- a CDS encoding ParA family protein: MSKIIAICNQKGGVGKTTTAVNLAASFAALEKKTLLLDMDPQGNASQGLGFMESQDMDIHEILDMAGNPDNLTLENIKPAILDTSLEYLKVITSGPDLAVMEIELVNVMSRERRLERVMNVLKQEFDFIIIDAPPSLNLLTINTLTAATSVLIPVQCEYYALQGMTELFKTIREVQKNLNSNLKIEGALLTMYDSRLSLSKQVAEEVRENLSDTVFQTMIPRNVKLSEAPSHGKPVILYDVQSTGSQSYMKLAEEILNKEK; this comes from the coding sequence ATGAGTAAAATTATCGCCATATGCAACCAAAAAGGTGGCGTCGGTAAAACTACAACGGCTGTGAACTTGGCCGCTAGTTTTGCAGCCCTTGAAAAGAAGACCCTTCTTTTAGACATGGACCCTCAGGGTAATGCCTCTCAAGGTCTTGGTTTCATGGAATCCCAGGATATGGATATCCACGAAATTCTGGACATGGCTGGTAATCCGGACAATCTCACGCTCGAAAATATCAAGCCAGCCATTTTGGACACGTCGCTTGAATACCTCAAGGTCATCACTTCTGGACCTGACCTTGCCGTCATGGAAATTGAACTTGTCAACGTCATGAGTCGCGAACGCAGACTCGAACGCGTGATGAACGTTCTCAAGCAGGAGTTCGATTTCATTATCATCGACGCTCCTCCGAGCCTGAACTTGCTCACAATTAATACACTGACAGCCGCAACGAGCGTGCTCATTCCGGTGCAGTGTGAATATTATGCATTACAGGGTATGACTGAACTTTTCAAGACAATTCGTGAAGTCCAAAAGAATCTGAACTCCAACTTGAAAATCGAAGGTGCCCTCCTCACGATGTACGATTCCCGTCTAAGCCTTTCGAAGCAGGTCGCTGAAGAAGTTCGTGAAAACTTAAGCGATACCGTTTTCCAGACGATGATTCCGCGCAACGTGAAACTCTCCGAAGCTCCGTCCCACGGCAAGCCGGTCATCCTTTACGATGTGCAGAGCACAGGTTCGCAGTCGTACATGAAGCTCGCCGAAGAAATACTGAATAAGGAAAAGTAG
- a CDS encoding M48 family metalloprotease, with the protein MLLYILLCLEIALRVAIEVRERRLTQLRGGVFAVLRLIPLINDIVPLPENRREPQKSQFVEKHEEGHRVLRHSILRNLMKVAFLMVAVWFLAAMVTRWNVSFFESILWLHLVAIPFRYLFNWYCWTQEFEADAYAFKELGKQKAKAAMQELAECEIPYTKLFASIYREHPTVALRSQRMLKKVINSRQ; encoded by the coding sequence ATGTTGTTATATATTTTACTTTGTCTTGAAATTGCGTTGCGTGTTGCGATTGAAGTTCGAGAACGCAGGTTGACGCAGTTGCGTGGTGGCGTTTTTGCCGTATTGCGATTGATTCCGCTAATAAACGATATTGTGCCGCTTCCGGAAAACCGCAGGGAACCGCAGAAAAGCCAGTTCGTGGAAAAGCACGAAGAAGGTCATCGCGTTTTGCGCCATTCGATTTTGCGTAATCTGATGAAGGTGGCGTTCTTGATGGTTGCCGTGTGGTTCTTGGCGGCAATGGTCACCCGTTGGAACGTGAGCTTTTTTGAATCGATTTTGTGGCTGCATTTAGTAGCGATTCCGTTCCGTTATCTTTTCAATTGGTATTGCTGGACTCAGGAATTCGAAGCGGATGCGTATGCGTTTAAGGAATTGGGTAAGCAGAAAGCAAAAGCTGCCATGCAGGAACTTGCCGAATGCGAAATTCCGTACACGAAGCTTTTTGCATCGATTTACAGGGAACACCCGACCGTCGCATTGCGCAGCCAAAGAATGCTGAAGAAAGTGATAAATAGTAGGCAGTAG
- a CDS encoding metallophosphoesterase, with product MEKQVLKIGQISDTHIGDGASLVQDIDVCKNFLTAYNSPTMKDLDLLVISGDLADNATPGAYSYIADIIKDCKVPVCIIPGNHDNLEIMGKYFDLNGKIHNGKCYYRYDIDGRSIFFLDSADGTVSSEQLSWLEQETSKIDDEVLLFLHHPPCLCGHKFMDLRYSMKNIVEVQATLSKIKNLKHIFVGHYHSEMTVQLEDKTVYVTPSTQMQINPNISVFSLSSAAPAWRVIEWGENFMETRVYFSNTP from the coding sequence ATGGAAAAACAAGTTCTTAAGATAGGTCAGATATCTGATACTCACATTGGTGATGGTGCGAGCCTTGTTCAAGATATTGATGTCTGCAAGAACTTCCTTACGGCATATAATTCACCAACCATGAAAGATTTGGATCTTTTGGTGATTTCCGGAGATTTAGCCGATAACGCAACGCCGGGTGCCTATTCTTATATTGCTGATATTATAAAAGACTGCAAAGTTCCAGTTTGCATCATTCCGGGAAACCATGATAATCTTGAAATCATGGGGAAGTATTTTGACTTGAACGGAAAAATTCACAACGGCAAGTGCTATTACCGTTATGATATCGATGGCCGTTCCATTTTCTTCTTGGACAGTGCGGACGGTACAGTTTCGAGTGAACAGCTTTCGTGGCTTGAGCAGGAAACGTCAAAGATTGATGACGAGGTTTTGCTGTTCCTCCATCATCCGCCTTGCCTTTGTGGACACAAGTTCATGGATTTAAGATATTCCATGAAGAATATCGTGGAAGTCCAGGCGACGCTTTCGAAGATTAAGAATCTCAAGCATATTTTTGTGGGACATTACCACAGCGAAATGACGGTCCAGCTTGAAGACAAGACTGTGTATGTAACTCCGTCGACGCAGATGCAGATTAACCCGAATATTTCGGTATTTAGTTTGAGTTCTGCCGCACCGGCATGGCGCGTGATTGAATGGGGCGAAAATTTTATGGAAACTAGGGTTTATTTTTCAAATACCCCTTGA
- a CDS encoding 16S rRNA (guanine(527)-N(7))-methyltransferase RsmG, translating into MNYKTNKAQQDLLNQFLSGHGVQLSEETLDKLYQFADLVVDTKEYGNLISAKDSEKFLSRHIADSLVPFVFLGKEISTQGDKLRWADMGAGAGCPVFPLAIAMPNVQFYAVEPRHMRVNFMQMVKEKLHLDNLTIVGKRFETSGLTDLDFISCRALSTFENDWERAQAGLKHGGTFVTLKSFNNIAHLENDPKVHIQKYELPEEEQVYALVTRGNNE; encoded by the coding sequence TTGAATTACAAAACTAACAAAGCGCAGCAAGATCTTTTGAACCAGTTCCTTTCGGGACATGGTGTGCAGCTGTCCGAAGAGACTCTCGACAAGCTTTACCAGTTTGCAGACTTGGTAGTGGACACCAAGGAATATGGTAACTTGATTTCGGCAAAGGATTCTGAAAAGTTTTTAAGCAGGCACATTGCCGACTCTCTCGTTCCCTTTGTGTTTTTAGGAAAGGAAATTTCCACTCAAGGTGACAAACTCCGTTGGGCCGATATGGGTGCTGGTGCAGGTTGCCCAGTTTTCCCGCTTGCGATTGCCATGCCGAACGTTCAGTTCTATGCTGTCGAACCACGCCACATGCGCGTAAACTTTATGCAGATGGTCAAGGAAAAACTCCACTTGGATAACTTGACCATCGTCGGCAAGCGCTTTGAAACTTCCGGCCTGACCGACCTTGACTTTATCAGTTGCCGCGCCCTCTCGACTTTTGAAAACGACTGGGAACGAGCCCAGGCAGGTCTCAAGCACGGCGGAACTTTTGTCACGCTGAAGAGCTTCAACAATATTGCCCATTTGGAAAACGATCCGAAAGTGCATATCCAGAAGTATGAACTTCCAGAAGAAGAACAGGTGTACGCTTTAGTCACCCGAGGTAATAATGAGTAA
- a CDS encoding DUF4954 family protein yields the protein MQRLLKLKKALKSSVLATSVENFKVIRSATGKYRPMTAFEIQILEKNGNSCDDWSKVLVEPDFDPNRIFRSSFMGDVRLPKFFGTLLLPGDVSVATGIYDCMVHNCIIENALIYKVSTLSNVLVRSSAVVQNVGTLVSSGKINYMVGSSINVGNEMGGREVLVFPELTTELVDLQLFHKAEQSVQDSFAEMLSTYRSELALPFGIVGKGAVVSNTNIIRNSWIGAHARIEGAAKIRNSIIMSSLEESSHVYDSVILENTNVQMGVKVHTGAEVQSSVLMSRCKVGSKAIVKSSIIAPCCHIEEGEVNSSYMGPMTQMHHHSLLIAALWPEGCGNLGYGANVGSNHTGRMPDQEVMPGQGMFFGLGVNIKFPSNFRESPFTLIASGLTTLPQRLKFPFSLIHAGDPQLVGVAPRLNEIVPGWNYSKNTYALDRNAYKYAIRGKGIVPSTFYSIYNPETARLVFDAYNRLQVVKVKDVYTKSDIDGLGENFLRERVRQNAIKTYGEYLERYVLDLMLTLVEGDESLSKQSPRELRKLLGETNKELARVVTLPETMDELVKRYRQLDKEWFDSVSHGLDRDNERGRKIFDDYDSAHPVDKGFVEWEKTRFEESIKRLNAIVKIIA from the coding sequence ATGCAGCGATTGTTGAAATTGAAAAAAGCGCTGAAGAGCAGTGTTTTGGCTACTTCGGTCGAGAATTTTAAGGTAATTAGGTCCGCAACTGGCAAGTACCGTCCGATGACGGCATTTGAAATCCAGATTTTGGAAAAAAACGGGAACAGTTGTGATGACTGGTCGAAGGTGCTGGTCGAGCCCGACTTCGACCCGAACCGCATTTTCCGCTCGAGTTTCATGGGCGATGTGCGCCTCCCAAAGTTTTTTGGCACACTCCTCTTGCCGGGCGATGTTTCGGTCGCTACAGGTATTTATGATTGCATGGTGCATAACTGCATTATCGAGAATGCCTTGATTTACAAGGTCTCGACGTTGAGCAACGTGCTTGTGCGCAGTAGCGCGGTTGTGCAGAATGTGGGCACGCTCGTCAGCAGTGGCAAGATCAATTACATGGTCGGTTCGTCGATTAACGTGGGTAACGAGATGGGCGGCCGTGAGGTGCTGGTGTTCCCGGAACTCACGACGGAGCTTGTCGACTTGCAGCTTTTCCACAAGGCTGAACAGAGCGTCCAGGATTCTTTTGCTGAAATGCTCAGCACGTACAGGTCTGAACTTGCACTCCCGTTTGGAATTGTGGGGAAGGGCGCAGTTGTTTCGAATACGAACATTATCCGCAATAGCTGGATTGGTGCGCATGCCCGCATCGAAGGTGCTGCAAAGATTCGCAATTCCATCATCATGAGTTCGCTTGAAGAATCGAGCCATGTCTACGATTCCGTGATTCTCGAAAATACGAATGTGCAGATGGGCGTTAAGGTGCATACGGGCGCCGAGGTCCAGAGTTCCGTGCTGATGAGCCGTTGCAAGGTGGGGAGCAAGGCTATTGTGAAGTCATCTATCATTGCGCCGTGCTGCCATATCGAAGAAGGTGAAGTCAATAGTTCTTACATGGGACCGATGACGCAGATGCACCACCACTCGCTTTTGATTGCGGCGCTTTGGCCGGAAGGCTGTGGCAACTTGGGCTATGGTGCAAACGTCGGTAGTAACCACACAGGTCGTATGCCGGACCAGGAAGTGATGCCGGGTCAGGGCATGTTCTTTGGTCTTGGCGTGAACATCAAGTTCCCGTCGAATTTCCGCGAGTCTCCGTTTACTTTGATTGCAAGCGGCCTCACGACTTTGCCACAACGACTCAAGTTCCCGTTCTCGCTGATCCATGCGGGCGACCCGCAGCTGGTGGGTGTGGCTCCACGCCTTAACGAAATTGTGCCGGGCTGGAACTATTCGAAGAATACGTATGCGCTCGACCGCAATGCGTACAAGTATGCTATCCGCGGCAAGGGCATTGTGCCTTCTACGTTCTACTCGATTTACAATCCTGAAACAGCTCGATTGGTGTTTGATGCTTACAACCGCTTGCAGGTGGTGAAGGTCAAGGACGTTTATACGAAATCTGATATTGACGGTCTTGGTGAAAACTTCTTGCGCGAACGCGTACGACAAAATGCCATCAAGACGTATGGTGAATATCTGGAACGTTACGTGCTCGATTTGATGCTTACGCTTGTGGAAGGCGACGAATCGCTCTCGAAGCAGTCTCCACGCGAATTGCGTAAATTGCTTGGCGAAACGAACAAGGAACTTGCACGAGTCGTGACGCTCCCAGAGACAATGGACGAATTGGTCAAGCGTTACAGACAGCTCGACAAGGAATGGTTTGATAGCGTAAGTCATGGCTTGGATCGCGACAACGAACGCGGTCGAAAGATTTTTGACGATTACGATAGCGCCCATCCGGTGGACAAGGGATTCGTGGAGTGGGAAAAGACCCGCTTTGAAGAATCGATCAAGCGCTTGAATGCTATTGTGAAAATTATCGCTTAG
- a CDS encoding M23 family metallopeptidase produces MSRKYYTIQIIPENTTGARKYRISSKQFWLFHIGLVLVAIILILFIVHIAKINKTLANYEKMRVHNAQLIKQNANYEELFSRLDSLWIMENRIQNIFETFLENDSNKINSIIERNRFAHVPSAKNQIDFEGIHNWLTTDEKIRLERIPNVIPAVGIISKKFSYENKHLGIDISARKGNPVFASGSGKVTFAGNSGDLGNTVVIDHQNGYKSSYSHLKSIRTRRGANVTKGDVIGYVGDTGNTSGPHLHYSVTKNNLPQDPETIFTY; encoded by the coding sequence GTGAGTCGTAAGTATTACACTATCCAGATTATTCCGGAAAACACGACCGGTGCAAGGAAGTACCGCATATCGAGCAAGCAGTTTTGGTTGTTCCATATCGGGCTTGTCCTAGTCGCTATCATTCTTATTTTGTTCATTGTCCATATCGCAAAAATCAACAAGACTCTTGCGAACTATGAAAAGATGCGCGTGCATAACGCCCAGCTGATCAAGCAAAACGCAAACTATGAAGAGCTCTTCTCGAGACTTGATTCGCTATGGATCATGGAAAATAGAATCCAGAATATCTTCGAGACGTTCCTCGAAAACGACTCCAACAAAATCAACAGCATCATTGAGCGCAACCGCTTTGCGCATGTGCCTTCTGCGAAAAACCAAATCGATTTTGAAGGTATCCACAACTGGCTTACGACTGACGAAAAAATCCGCCTGGAACGAATTCCGAACGTAATCCCGGCAGTTGGCATCATCAGCAAGAAGTTCTCGTACGAAAACAAGCACCTGGGAATTGACATTTCTGCACGCAAGGGGAACCCGGTCTTTGCATCGGGAAGCGGCAAGGTCACATTTGCAGGTAATAGTGGCGACCTTGGAAACACAGTTGTCATTGATCACCAAAACGGATACAAGTCATCCTACTCGCACCTCAAGAGTATCAGAACCCGAAGAGGAGCGAACGTCACAAAAGGCGATGTCATTGGCTACGTAGGCGATACCGGCAATACGAGTGGTCCACACTTGCATTACTCTGTAACCAAGAACAACTTACCGCAAGATCCAGAAACAATATTTACATACTAG
- a CDS encoding polymer-forming cytoskeletal protein translates to MGSKNEQEFTQVGRNVQVNGDIIGKTDIRIAGKVKGKVLVEGELILEKLASIEGDVKCNAAILAGNIKGNVDCKSKLILEDNAKIIGNVKAEQLVINEGAILQGNCDMNETPASKKEK, encoded by the coding sequence ATGGGGAGCAAAAACGAACAGGAATTTACTCAAGTTGGAAGAAATGTCCAAGTTAATGGCGACATTATCGGAAAGACAGATATACGAATTGCGGGTAAGGTCAAGGGAAAGGTTTTAGTCGAAGGAGAACTAATTCTCGAAAAACTTGCAAGTATTGAAGGCGACGTTAAATGTAACGCCGCTATTCTTGCTGGTAATATAAAAGGAAATGTTGACTGCAAGAGCAAGCTCATCCTTGAAGACAATGCAAAAATTATTGGAAACGTAAAAGCAGAACAGCTCGTCATCAACGAAGGTGCCATCTTACAAGGCAATTGCGACATGAACGAAACGCCTGCAAGCAAGAAGGAAAAGTAA
- a CDS encoding ParB/RepB/Spo0J family partition protein gives MGKQALGRGLSAIFKAHDVLGNSVDNAINNTATNENVNPDNQKIVEINIDLIDPNPFQPRKFFDDDELVELAETIEKHGLIQPIAVRKVGDRYQIISGERRTRASKLANCRTIKAQVYDNLDDKTMSEWALIENIQRVDLNPIEVAQSYQQLIDNHNYTHDDLAKTVGKSRSAITNALRLLKLPNQVQAWIQEGKLAGGAARALCSEKIADPEALAKRVIEEGLNVRQIEAIARGEDPFAQAKDEVEAREGEPENGAAAPEEDEMPEVHGSEPRPKPELSADLKNFENRLETFFGTKVALNPNAKDQTKGTIVINYYSMDDLTRIQEIMDNR, from the coding sequence ATGGGTAAACAAGCACTTGGTCGCGGTCTCTCTGCAATTTTTAAGGCACACGATGTTCTCGGCAACTCTGTCGATAACGCTATCAACAATACCGCTACAAACGAAAACGTAAATCCGGACAATCAGAAAATCGTCGAAATCAATATCGACTTGATTGACCCGAACCCGTTCCAGCCGCGTAAGTTCTTCGACGACGATGAACTTGTCGAACTTGCTGAAACTATCGAAAAGCACGGCCTTATCCAGCCGATTGCTGTCCGCAAGGTGGGCGACCGCTACCAGATCATCAGCGGTGAACGCCGTACCCGTGCATCGAAACTTGCCAACTGCAGAACCATCAAGGCTCAGGTTTACGACAATCTCGACGACAAGACCATGAGCGAATGGGCACTCATCGAGAACATCCAGCGCGTGGACTTGAACCCGATCGAAGTAGCACAGTCCTACCAGCAGTTGATTGACAACCACAATTACACGCACGACGATTTGGCAAAGACGGTCGGCAAGTCCCGTTCCGCCATCACGAACGCACTCCGTCTTTTGAAGCTCCCGAACCAAGTGCAGGCCTGGATTCAGGAAGGCAAACTCGCAGGCGGTGCCGCCCGTGCTCTCTGCAGTGAAAAAATTGCAGACCCGGAAGCTCTCGCAAAGCGCGTCATCGAAGAAGGCTTGAACGTCCGTCAGATCGAAGCTATTGCTCGCGGCGAAGATCCGTTCGCCCAGGCAAAAGACGAAGTAGAGGCAAGAGAAGGCGAACCTGAAAATGGCGCAGCCGCTCCCGAAGAAGATGAAATGCCGGAAGTCCACGGTAGCGAACCGAGACCGAAGCCGGAACTCAGCGCTGATCTCAAGAATTTCGAAAACAGGCTCGAAACATTTTTCGGTACAAAGGTTGCACTCAACCCGAACGCCAAGGACCAGACCAAAGGCACCATCGTCATCAACTATTATTCCATGGATGACCTGACAAGAATTCAGGAAATAATGGACAACCGCTAA
- a CDS encoding WYL domain-containing protein, translating into MISVSQKIKVASSHLLRSQMELDVEDYGLKGIGDLCNRILARYAEFPVPDATQLAIDDILYKNIPPLQFSLSKTGESFANYANNLGTARNVKVAALCRYYFESYVNLPRGKRECFIFHDDLNKLLNAIEKRVNVTLNYRGEVKNVSPCFLAFSPSQVRAYVVVCGGDTNKPIPNRFYSLRLCHIRGVAADLESSAYHCENFDLSHQADLYREHFDPFLCYGQNVKVRFTEKGAERYNKLVTNRPKVIAMDNACDKTPAKMDCAEVRGAGDYTFECSEKLAKIYFPQFLAEAEILEPRELRLWFKEEFEKAGKVYCG; encoded by the coding sequence ATGATTAGCGTTTCTCAAAAAATTAAGGTGGCTTCGTCGCATTTGTTGCGTAGCCAGATGGAGCTCGATGTCGAAGATTATGGGCTCAAGGGAATTGGCGACTTGTGTAATCGCATTCTTGCACGCTATGCGGAATTCCCCGTGCCGGATGCCACCCAGCTAGCGATAGATGATATTTTGTACAAAAATATTCCGCCGCTCCAGTTTTCGCTTTCCAAGACTGGCGAAAGTTTTGCAAATTATGCGAATAATTTGGGGACTGCCCGTAATGTCAAGGTGGCGGCTCTTTGCCGATACTATTTTGAAAGTTATGTCAATCTCCCGCGAGGGAAACGCGAGTGTTTTATCTTTCATGATGATTTGAATAAACTATTAAATGCCATTGAAAAGCGCGTCAATGTGACGCTGAATTATCGTGGGGAAGTGAAAAACGTTTCGCCCTGCTTTTTGGCATTTTCGCCATCGCAAGTCCGCGCGTATGTTGTTGTATGCGGTGGTGATACTAATAAGCCTATACCAAATCGTTTCTATTCGCTTCGACTTTGCCACATCAGGGGAGTCGCTGCCGACTTAGAAAGCAGTGCGTATCATTGCGAAAATTTTGATCTCTCGCATCAGGCAGACCTTTACCGCGAGCATTTTGACCCGTTCCTCTGTTACGGACAAAATGTCAAAGTGCGTTTTACGGAGAAAGGTGCCGAACGCTACAACAAGCTCGTCACAAATCGCCCTAAAGTTATTGCGATGGATAATGCGTGCGACAAGACACCCGCGAAAATGGATTGTGCAGAAGTCCGTGGTGCTGGTGATTACACTTTCGAATGCTCCGAGAAACTCGCAAAAATCTATTTCCCGCAGTTCCTTGCTGAAGCAGAAATCCTTGAACCGCGAGAACTGCGTCTCTGGTTCAAGGAAGAGTTTGAAAAAGCAGGGAAGGTGTATTGTGGGTAA
- a CDS encoding glycosyltransferase — protein sequence MKVLVIGSVYPRFQEDAEVPWLRTSIAHLKKAGAEIQVLAPAYKGLKSHDIDGTHVNRFRYAFANWEILTHEEGAPSKMASKPWLQLLAIPYIINGFFQCIRICRKWHPDVIHAHWPFPHAYIALGAAKLFKIPLVLNFHGAELLLIRKKKWVKPLLKFAIGQAQAIFANSSFTAGKIKALRNVDVEWSPYGTTLETRTDEALQTRNENNASCHPERNVVESKDPVTIIPHAVNGKFKILFVGRHIERKGICYLIEAAKYLPRDKFEIRIVGVGDLTEQLKQQATLLDERGVILSEAHRGGVEGSSQGNQPADIIFTGKLSPEDLANEYRTANVFTLPAIVDHKGDTEGLGVVLIEAMELGLPIVASNVGGIPDVVVDGESGILVPEKDPVALADAFKRLEVDPTLIQKLLAGARKRIDECFTWDGIIERQMEVYKRLQQ from the coding sequence ATGAAAGTTCTCGTCATAGGCTCCGTCTATCCAAGATTTCAAGAAGACGCCGAAGTCCCTTGGCTGCGCACTTCTATCGCGCACCTGAAAAAAGCGGGTGCCGAAATCCAGGTGCTCGCCCCTGCCTACAAAGGACTCAAGAGCCATGACATCGACGGAACGCACGTAAACCGTTTCCGCTACGCATTTGCAAATTGGGAAATCCTCACGCATGAGGAAGGCGCCCCAAGCAAGATGGCATCCAAGCCGTGGTTGCAGCTGCTTGCCATTCCCTACATCATCAACGGATTTTTCCAGTGCATCAGGATTTGCCGCAAGTGGCACCCTGACGTAATCCACGCACACTGGCCGTTCCCGCATGCTTACATTGCGCTCGGCGCCGCCAAGCTTTTTAAAATTCCGCTCGTGCTGAACTTTCACGGTGCAGAACTTCTGCTCATCCGCAAAAAGAAGTGGGTCAAGCCTCTCTTGAAATTTGCCATCGGACAGGCACAGGCAATCTTTGCAAACTCGAGTTTCACCGCCGGTAAAATCAAGGCGCTCCGCAACGTGGATGTCGAATGGAGTCCGTACGGAACCACACTTGAGACGAGAACGGACGAAGCCTTACAGACTAGAAACGAAAATAACGCTTCGTGTCATCCTGAGCGAAACGTAGTGGAGTCGAAGGATCCAGTCACGATTATTCCTCATGCTGTGAACGGCAAGTTCAAAATTCTCTTTGTCGGGCGACACATCGAACGCAAGGGAATCTGCTACCTCATCGAAGCTGCAAAATACTTGCCCAGAGACAAGTTTGAAATCCGCATCGTCGGTGTCGGTGACTTGACCGAACAGCTTAAGCAACAAGCGACTTTATTAGACGAGAGAGGTGTCATCCTGAGCGAAGCCCATCGGGGCGGAGTCGAAGGATCCAGTCAAGGAAATCAACCAGCAGATATAATTTTCACAGGCAAGCTCTCGCCTGAAGATCTCGCAAACGAATACAGGACTGCAAACGTCTTCACGCTCCCGGCTATCGTCGATCACAAAGGCGACACCGAAGGACTCGGAGTCGTGCTCATCGAAGCTATGGAACTTGGACTGCCGATTGTCGCAAGCAATGTCGGTGGCATCCCAGATGTCGTTGTCGACGGAGAATCCGGAATTCTCGTTCCTGAAAAAGACCCTGTCGCTCTTGCCGACGCCTTCAAGCGTCTCGAAGTAGACCCTACATTGATTCAAAAACTTCTCGCCGGCGCCCGCAAACGCATCGACGAATGCTTCACCTGGGACGGCATCATCGAACGCCAGATGGAAGTCTATAAACGTCTTCAGCAATAA